One part of the Neodiprion virginianus isolate iyNeoVirg1 chromosome 3, iyNeoVirg1.1, whole genome shotgun sequence genome encodes these proteins:
- the LOC124301357 gene encoding oocyte zinc finger protein XlCOF28-like isoform X1: MILYVPGRMPTHVNPYGVARYPGSFLGSAPAGYQSLANTFSGVPITTNYPNLSLHHPRPDFSAWPHRMPVEEELGTSPPAGLPSLGASPNCSLGTAGPPSPAHSDSDASSSSLELGSVRKGENTQLKCRWINCGRWFASLEQLAGHVARLHAAPGPKGLFYCGWESCARGDRGFNARYKMLVHVRTHTNEKPHHCFQCDKSFSRAENLKIHARSHTGERPYVCPVEGCNKAYSNSSDRFKHTRTHAVDKPYCCKVPGCPKRYTDPSSLRKHVKTYRHYVNNNDKMLQVKSFDDNVSQDKTSLVKSESDKKDSSIESNTSLSPKMSYSFEEQQKFVERNNFYNLEQQDQEHQVSPSKFEQDVKIYPRVYDENYILPQRIQVNPLYGQSPSDDVSSPLTSPPQEIYPRISMQSTPIKIEEPSVCPKTTTVDYRNIESIVNSTPKKESSICEVRNSVIRRAEDVKMDVEQRTNTKEQNSECCCHRKCCIHDNDSILKKTKILSDLILKTQNPLFRHLLGTVDLQYGLQNMWNNMADTTNTCGQDLRVKNNDTVTEMEQDLPLDLTINK, encoded by the exons atgatcCTTTACGTTCCCGGCAGAATGCCAACCCACGTTAACCCCTACGGCGTGGCTCGCTACCCGGGCAGCTTCCTGGGCAGCGCTCCTGCGGGCTACCAAAGCCTGGCGAACACCTTCTCCGGCGTACCGATTACCACCAACTACCCTAATCTGAGCCTGCACCACCCTAGGCCGGACTTCTCGGCGTGGCCGCATAGGATGCCCGTCGAGGAAGAGCTGGGGACTTCCCCGCCAGCAGGACTCCCTAGCCTCGGGGCTTCCCCGAACTGCAGCCTCGGCACCGCGGGTCCTCCGAGTCCAGCCCACAGCGACTCTGACGCTTCAAGTTCCAGCCTGGAACTCGGCTCCGTGCGGAAAGGAGAGAACACGCAGCTAAAATGCAG GTGGATAAATTGCGGTCGGTGGTTCGCGTCTCTGGAACAACTAGCCGGACACGTTGCGAGACTGCACGCTGCTCCCGGGCCAAAGGGGCTATTTTACTGCGGATGGGAAAGCTGCGCGAGAGGCGATCGCGGATTTAACGCCAG GTACAAAATGTTGGTGCACGTCCGCACTCACACTAACGAGAAGCCGCACCATTGCTTCCAGTGCGACAAGAGCTTCAGCCGTGCGGAAAACTTGAAGATTCACGCCCGTTCTCACACCGGTGAACGTCCCTACGTCTGCCCGGTTGAAGGGTGCAATAAAGCGTATTCAAACTCGTCGGATCGTTTCAAGCATACGAGAACGCACGCGGTGGATAAACCGTATTGCTGCAAAGTGCCGGGCTGCCCTAAGAGGTACACGGATCCGTCATCGCTGAGGAAACACGTGAAGACGTACAGACATTACGTGAACAACAACGACAAGATGCTGCAGGTGAAGAGTTTCGACGATAATGTTAGCCAGGACAAGACGAGCTTAGTCAAGTCCGAATCGGACAAGAAGGATTCTAGCATCGAAAGCAACACGAGTTTGAGTCCGAAGATGAGCTACAGCTTCGAGGAGCAACAAAAGTTTGTCGAAAggaacaatttttacaatcttGAACAGCAGGATCAGGAGCATCAAGTTTCGCCGTCGAAATTCGAACAGgatgtgaaaatttatccaaGAGTTTACGACGAGAATTACATCTTACCGCAGAGAATTCAAGTGAATCCGCTCTACGGGCAGAGTCCGAGCGACGACGTATCATCGCCACTTACTAGTCCGCCCCAAGAAATATATCCCAGAATTAGCATGCAGTCGACCCCCATAAAGATCGAGGAACCGAGCGTATGTCCGAAAACGACTACCGTCGACTACCGAAACATCGAATCGATCGTAAACAGCACACCGAAAAAGGAATCGTCGATTTGCGAAGTGAGGAATTCTGTGATAAGGAGGGCCGAGGATGTCAAGATGGACGTGGAACAACGGACGAACACCAAAGAACAAAACAGCGAATGCTGCTGCCACCGAAAATGTTGCATTCACGACAACGACAGCATACTTAAAAAGACGAAAATTCTCTCTGATCTGATTTTGAAGACGCAAAACCCGCTGTTTAGGCATCTTCTAGGAACGGTTGACTTGCAATACGGCCTTCAAAACATGTGGAATAATATGGCTGACACGACAAATACTTGCGGGCAAGATTTGAGGGTGAAGAATAACGACACCGTTACCGAAATGGAACAAGATCTACCTCTAGATCTGACGATTAACAAGTAA
- the LOC124301357 gene encoding oocyte zinc finger protein XlCOF28-like isoform X2 — MPTHVNPYGVARYPGSFLGSAPAGYQSLANTFSGVPITTNYPNLSLHHPRPDFSAWPHRMPVEEELGTSPPAGLPSLGASPNCSLGTAGPPSPAHSDSDASSSSLELGSVRKGENTQLKCRWINCGRWFASLEQLAGHVARLHAAPGPKGLFYCGWESCARGDRGFNARYKMLVHVRTHTNEKPHHCFQCDKSFSRAENLKIHARSHTGERPYVCPVEGCNKAYSNSSDRFKHTRTHAVDKPYCCKVPGCPKRYTDPSSLRKHVKTYRHYVNNNDKMLQVKSFDDNVSQDKTSLVKSESDKKDSSIESNTSLSPKMSYSFEEQQKFVERNNFYNLEQQDQEHQVSPSKFEQDVKIYPRVYDENYILPQRIQVNPLYGQSPSDDVSSPLTSPPQEIYPRISMQSTPIKIEEPSVCPKTTTVDYRNIESIVNSTPKKESSICEVRNSVIRRAEDVKMDVEQRTNTKEQNSECCCHRKCCIHDNDSILKKTKILSDLILKTQNPLFRHLLGTVDLQYGLQNMWNNMADTTNTCGQDLRVKNNDTVTEMEQDLPLDLTINK, encoded by the exons ATGCCAACCCACGTTAACCCCTACGGCGTGGCTCGCTACCCGGGCAGCTTCCTGGGCAGCGCTCCTGCGGGCTACCAAAGCCTGGCGAACACCTTCTCCGGCGTACCGATTACCACCAACTACCCTAATCTGAGCCTGCACCACCCTAGGCCGGACTTCTCGGCGTGGCCGCATAGGATGCCCGTCGAGGAAGAGCTGGGGACTTCCCCGCCAGCAGGACTCCCTAGCCTCGGGGCTTCCCCGAACTGCAGCCTCGGCACCGCGGGTCCTCCGAGTCCAGCCCACAGCGACTCTGACGCTTCAAGTTCCAGCCTGGAACTCGGCTCCGTGCGGAAAGGAGAGAACACGCAGCTAAAATGCAG GTGGATAAATTGCGGTCGGTGGTTCGCGTCTCTGGAACAACTAGCCGGACACGTTGCGAGACTGCACGCTGCTCCCGGGCCAAAGGGGCTATTTTACTGCGGATGGGAAAGCTGCGCGAGAGGCGATCGCGGATTTAACGCCAG GTACAAAATGTTGGTGCACGTCCGCACTCACACTAACGAGAAGCCGCACCATTGCTTCCAGTGCGACAAGAGCTTCAGCCGTGCGGAAAACTTGAAGATTCACGCCCGTTCTCACACCGGTGAACGTCCCTACGTCTGCCCGGTTGAAGGGTGCAATAAAGCGTATTCAAACTCGTCGGATCGTTTCAAGCATACGAGAACGCACGCGGTGGATAAACCGTATTGCTGCAAAGTGCCGGGCTGCCCTAAGAGGTACACGGATCCGTCATCGCTGAGGAAACACGTGAAGACGTACAGACATTACGTGAACAACAACGACAAGATGCTGCAGGTGAAGAGTTTCGACGATAATGTTAGCCAGGACAAGACGAGCTTAGTCAAGTCCGAATCGGACAAGAAGGATTCTAGCATCGAAAGCAACACGAGTTTGAGTCCGAAGATGAGCTACAGCTTCGAGGAGCAACAAAAGTTTGTCGAAAggaacaatttttacaatcttGAACAGCAGGATCAGGAGCATCAAGTTTCGCCGTCGAAATTCGAACAGgatgtgaaaatttatccaaGAGTTTACGACGAGAATTACATCTTACCGCAGAGAATTCAAGTGAATCCGCTCTACGGGCAGAGTCCGAGCGACGACGTATCATCGCCACTTACTAGTCCGCCCCAAGAAATATATCCCAGAATTAGCATGCAGTCGACCCCCATAAAGATCGAGGAACCGAGCGTATGTCCGAAAACGACTACCGTCGACTACCGAAACATCGAATCGATCGTAAACAGCACACCGAAAAAGGAATCGTCGATTTGCGAAGTGAGGAATTCTGTGATAAGGAGGGCCGAGGATGTCAAGATGGACGTGGAACAACGGACGAACACCAAAGAACAAAACAGCGAATGCTGCTGCCACCGAAAATGTTGCATTCACGACAACGACAGCATACTTAAAAAGACGAAAATTCTCTCTGATCTGATTTTGAAGACGCAAAACCCGCTGTTTAGGCATCTTCTAGGAACGGTTGACTTGCAATACGGCCTTCAAAACATGTGGAATAATATGGCTGACACGACAAATACTTGCGGGCAAGATTTGAGGGTGAAGAATAACGACACCGTTACCGAAATGGAACAAGATCTACCTCTAGATCTGACGATTAACAAGTAA
- the LOC124301357 gene encoding zinc finger protein GLI4-like isoform X3 — MPVEEELGTSPPAGLPSLGASPNCSLGTAGPPSPAHSDSDASSSSLELGSVRKGENTQLKCRWINCGRWFASLEQLAGHVARLHAAPGPKGLFYCGWESCARGDRGFNARYKMLVHVRTHTNEKPHHCFQCDKSFSRAENLKIHARSHTGERPYVCPVEGCNKAYSNSSDRFKHTRTHAVDKPYCCKVPGCPKRYTDPSSLRKHVKTYRHYVNNNDKMLQVKSFDDNVSQDKTSLVKSESDKKDSSIESNTSLSPKMSYSFEEQQKFVERNNFYNLEQQDQEHQVSPSKFEQDVKIYPRVYDENYILPQRIQVNPLYGQSPSDDVSSPLTSPPQEIYPRISMQSTPIKIEEPSVCPKTTTVDYRNIESIVNSTPKKESSICEVRNSVIRRAEDVKMDVEQRTNTKEQNSECCCHRKCCIHDNDSILKKTKILSDLILKTQNPLFRHLLGTVDLQYGLQNMWNNMADTTNTCGQDLRVKNNDTVTEMEQDLPLDLTINK, encoded by the exons ATGCCCGTCGAGGAAGAGCTGGGGACTTCCCCGCCAGCAGGACTCCCTAGCCTCGGGGCTTCCCCGAACTGCAGCCTCGGCACCGCGGGTCCTCCGAGTCCAGCCCACAGCGACTCTGACGCTTCAAGTTCCAGCCTGGAACTCGGCTCCGTGCGGAAAGGAGAGAACACGCAGCTAAAATGCAG GTGGATAAATTGCGGTCGGTGGTTCGCGTCTCTGGAACAACTAGCCGGACACGTTGCGAGACTGCACGCTGCTCCCGGGCCAAAGGGGCTATTTTACTGCGGATGGGAAAGCTGCGCGAGAGGCGATCGCGGATTTAACGCCAG GTACAAAATGTTGGTGCACGTCCGCACTCACACTAACGAGAAGCCGCACCATTGCTTCCAGTGCGACAAGAGCTTCAGCCGTGCGGAAAACTTGAAGATTCACGCCCGTTCTCACACCGGTGAACGTCCCTACGTCTGCCCGGTTGAAGGGTGCAATAAAGCGTATTCAAACTCGTCGGATCGTTTCAAGCATACGAGAACGCACGCGGTGGATAAACCGTATTGCTGCAAAGTGCCGGGCTGCCCTAAGAGGTACACGGATCCGTCATCGCTGAGGAAACACGTGAAGACGTACAGACATTACGTGAACAACAACGACAAGATGCTGCAGGTGAAGAGTTTCGACGATAATGTTAGCCAGGACAAGACGAGCTTAGTCAAGTCCGAATCGGACAAGAAGGATTCTAGCATCGAAAGCAACACGAGTTTGAGTCCGAAGATGAGCTACAGCTTCGAGGAGCAACAAAAGTTTGTCGAAAggaacaatttttacaatcttGAACAGCAGGATCAGGAGCATCAAGTTTCGCCGTCGAAATTCGAACAGgatgtgaaaatttatccaaGAGTTTACGACGAGAATTACATCTTACCGCAGAGAATTCAAGTGAATCCGCTCTACGGGCAGAGTCCGAGCGACGACGTATCATCGCCACTTACTAGTCCGCCCCAAGAAATATATCCCAGAATTAGCATGCAGTCGACCCCCATAAAGATCGAGGAACCGAGCGTATGTCCGAAAACGACTACCGTCGACTACCGAAACATCGAATCGATCGTAAACAGCACACCGAAAAAGGAATCGTCGATTTGCGAAGTGAGGAATTCTGTGATAAGGAGGGCCGAGGATGTCAAGATGGACGTGGAACAACGGACGAACACCAAAGAACAAAACAGCGAATGCTGCTGCCACCGAAAATGTTGCATTCACGACAACGACAGCATACTTAAAAAGACGAAAATTCTCTCTGATCTGATTTTGAAGACGCAAAACCCGCTGTTTAGGCATCTTCTAGGAACGGTTGACTTGCAATACGGCCTTCAAAACATGTGGAATAATATGGCTGACACGACAAATACTTGCGGGCAAGATTTGAGGGTGAAGAATAACGACACCGTTACCGAAATGGAACAAGATCTACCTCTAGATCTGACGATTAACAAGTAA
- the LOC124301356 gene encoding nuclear pore complex protein Nup54 — protein sequence MSFGTGFGTSTPSATPNFGFGAQASGTATAAKPTGFGTPSFGFGTPATSAPALGGFGTPATQAPAFGTSGGFGTSTVGGFGTPATSTITFGTPGSSFGFGTGAGFGGTPATSSTAFSGFGTTATTSSTGFGGFGSFPTMATSSAPSLFGGFSTSGTTTTGFGTTGFGGFGAKPAAVNTTGFSSFGTGSGLTGLGTTLTQPQQQQQQQQPQQQSVNAISEALYNAVFNCQLFNDERDNTIARWNLIQALWGTGKAYYSSVAPPIDLTQENPLCRFKAIGYSCMPDADNNDGLVVICFNKKEQELKDGKQTLITSLNTILGNKPNLTLTVDTIKSTDDNKSHVTICVAEKGVTGLSRKIPANELVSFFTQTMQKQQLAQMGVENIFPQVKLDPSQLKEYLDNPPSSIDPRLWKQAQLDNPNPEKYIPVPMIGFNQVKYRLKCQEEETAKHRAFLDLAAERIQSLQRQHTATQARLKEHRRNLLELQHRVLQVLVRQEITRKVGLALQPEEEVLTNRFEAMHSQISAPTQFKGRISEMLSQLRMRRHMDSQNHERYTMDPIAQDDIKTYLTMEQQGMSQLISTINADLECLKIIKDGMSDLLTSHSIS from the exons ATGTCCTTTGGTACTGGATTTGGGACTTCTACCCCCTCAGCAACACCAAATTTTGGATTTGGGGCGCAAGCTTCAGGCACAGCCACAGCAGCGAAACCGA CTGGTTTTGGTACACCATCGTTTGGATTCGGCACTCCGGCTACATCAGCACCAGCTCTTGGAGGATTTGGTACCCCTGCAACACAAGCACCTGCCTTTGGAACTAGCGGTGGCTTTGGTACATCAACAGTCGGAGGATTTGGAACACCAGCCACGAGTACGATAACATTTGGCACTCCAGGTTCATCTTTTGGGTTTGGGACAGGTGCAGGATTTGGTGGTACGCCAGCAACTTCATCTACGGCATTCAGTGGATTTGGGACAACTGCGACTACAAGTTCAACAGGTTTCGGTGGATTTGGCTCGTTCCCAACCATGGCGACATCTTCAGCACCGAGCTTATTTGGTGGCTTTAGCACATCAGGCACAACAACAACAGGATTCGGCACAACAGGATTTGGTGGATTTGGTGCTAAGCCAGCTGCAGTAAATACAACAGGCTTCAGCAGCTTTGGAACAG GTTCTGGTCTTACTGGGTTAGGAACAACTCTTACCCAACcgcaacaacagcagcaacagcaacaaccGCAGCAACAATCTGTGAATGCGATATCGGAAGCACTTTATAATGCAGTATTTAACTGCCAACTTTTTAATGACGAACGTGATAATACCATAGCAAGATGGAACTTGATCCAAGCATTATGGGGTACTGGAAAAGCTTACTACTCGTCAGTGGCACCTCCTATAGATTTGACACAAGAAAATCCTTTGTGTAGATTCAAAGCTATTGGTTATAGCTGTATGCCAGATGCAGATAACAATGATGGACTGGTCGttatttgtttcaacaaaaaagAACAGGAATTAAAAGATGGAAAACAGACGTTGATCACATCACTCAACACCATTCTCGGAAATAAACCAAATTTAACATTAACTGTTGATACTATAAAATCGACAGATGACAATAAAAGTCACGTGACAATTTGCGTAGCTGAAAAAGGTGTGACAGGATTGTCTAGGAAAATTCCGGCAAACGAGTTAGTTAGTTTCTTTACACAGACTATGCAAAAACAACAGCTGGCCCAAATGGgcgtggaaaatatttttccacaggTTAAATTAGACCCTAGTCAACTGAAGGAATATTTGGATAACCCACCGTCGTCTATTGATCCCAGATTATGGAAGCAAGCGCAATTAGATAATCCAAACCCAGAGAAATATATTCCAGTGCCAATGATTGGGTTCAATCAAGTTAAATATAGATTGAAATgccaagaagaagaaacagcCAAGCATAGAGCATTTCTAGACTTGGCTGCAGAAAGAATTCAAAGTTTACAGAGACAACACACTGCAACTCAAGCAAGATTGAAAGAACATCGACGAAATTTACTCGAGCTGCAACACCGAGTTTTACAG GTGCTGGTTCGTCAAGAAATAACGCGCAAGGTTGGGTTAGCATTACAACCTGAAGAAGAAGTGCTAACAAATAGGTTTGAAGCAATGCATTCGCAAATAAGTGCTCCGACACAGTTTAAGGGAAGAATCAGTGAAATGCTTTCACAACTGAGAATGAGACGGCATATGGACTCTCAAAACCACGAACGATATACTATGGATCCTATTGCCCAAGACGATATTAAAACC TATTTAACTATGGAACAGCAAGGAATGTCTCAACTCATTTCTACAATCAACGCTGATCTGGAGTgcctgaaaataattaaggatGGCATGTCCGATCTCCTCACGAGTCACAGCATCTCTTGA
- the LOC124301359 gene encoding uncharacterized protein LOC124301359 — translation MSFSKNVKHQRLDTTADMSTILHELSESTTPIVTTQTTTTVQSIASGQNGSSDESSQTILIVLGLLLGILVLVCCVLACILARLRRKGFCTVQGRNQETCDEECPGEDMDLGQSTKNSEASVKHMNSRSSDQLLKK, via the exons ATGAGCTTTTCCAAAAACGTAAAACACCAACGGCTG GATACTACAGCCGATATGTCCACTATACTGCATGAACTATCTGAAAGCACCACGCCGATTGTTACTACTCAGACTACCACCACCGTGCAATCCATTGCATCTGGTCAAAATGGATCTTCAGACGAATCGAGTCAAACGATATTGATAGTTTTGGGATTGCTCTTAGGAATTCTCGTGCTAGTATGCTGCGTTCTTGCCTGCATACTTGCCAGACTTAGGAGAAAAGGTTTTTGCACAGTGCAAGGTAGAAATCAAGAGACGTGCGACGAAGAGTGCCCAGGAGAAGATATGGATCTCGGACAATCAACAAAGAATTCAGAAGCATCAGTGAAACATATGAATTCTCGGTCGTCGGATCAATTGCTCAAGAAGTAA